ACCGTCCGGCGGCCAAGCGGCTGGTCATGGCGCGGGTCCCGGGCACGCTGGTGGGTACCGTCGCCGTCGCGCTGCTGCCGACGAGGGGCCTCGCGGCGACCGTGGCGATCCTGCTGCTGGCGGCGGTCGTGTCGACCGCCCGCGGATGGACGCTCCCCGAGACCCGGCGAACCGAGACGGCAGCCGGCCTGATCAGCGGCTTCTCCGGGACCGCGGTCGGCCTCGGCGGCCCTCCCCTCGCCCTGCTGTATCGCCAGCGCCACTCCAGCGAGATCCGACCGACCCTGGCGGTCGTCTTCGGCCTCGGCACGGTGCTGTCGCTGGCGACGCTCGGCGCCACGGGCGGCTTCGACGTCGAGGACCTGCGCGCCGGACTGGCGCTGGGTGGGCTGAACGTCGTGGGCATGGTCCTGGCCGCCCCGGCCCTGCGTCGGCTGCCCGAGACCGTGATCCGACAGGGCCTGCTCGTCTGGGCCTTCGTGGGTGCCGTGCTCGCCCTGTTCCGCGTCGTCGCCGGCTGACCGACCCGACTACTCGGTGGGGGCGAGGCCGATGCCCTGGACCCAGCGCTGGGAGATCCCGCGGGGATCGGGCCGGGACTCGACCTCGACGTCGACGTAGCCCATGCGCAGCATCAGGGCGCGAAGCTCCTCCGCGGTGATGGAGGTGGCCTGGACCATGCCGGCAGGCGGATCGTCGATGAGGGCGAGATCGGTCTCGCCCTCCGGGAAGCTGAGGTAGATCGGGCCGCCGGCCTGCACGCGACGGAACTCGCGCATCGCCGCCGGGATCGCACGGCGCGGGAGGTGCTGCAGCGCCGCGGGGGCCCAGATCCCCATGAACTGGTTGTCGGCGAAGGGGAGCGCGCGGTAGTCCCAGCGGGCGAGCAGGCCCTTGGGGAAGAAGGTCCGGGCGACCTTCATGCACTCCATGGAGATGTCACCGGAGGCCGCGCGCAGGCCGACGTCGCGCAGCAGGCGCACGTCGACGCCGGGGCCACCGGCAACGTCGAGCACCAACGCATCCTGTCCGGCCATGCGGGCGAAGGTGCGGGCGCTGTCGCGAGGCCGACGGTCCTTCCACGACTCCAGGTACTCCTGGGCACAGGCGTCGTACAGGTTGACGGTGGCGGTGAGAAGAGCATCCACGAGACGGCGATCCTAGCTGCCACGACGATCGGCGAGTGCCAGGGGAGTGACCGGACGCTCGGGAACCGCGGCGATCCTCAACCGGCGGCGATGCCGTCGTTGCTCGGGACGCCGCTCAGCGAGAAGCGCAGCCGGACGGTGGTTCCGCCCGCGTCCTCGGGAAGCTCGATCTCGAGGGCGTCGGCCAGGGACTCCATGACGGTCAACCCGTAGCCACGTTCGGCGAGCTCGGCGAGCTCGGTGCCCTCGACGGCGGAGACCACGACTTCCTCACGACGGAGACCGGGACCATGATCCATGATCTCCACGATCAGGTTCTGCTCCTCGATCCCGACGCGAAGGGTGATGGCGTCCGCCACCCCTGCATCGCGATGCGCCTTGACGGCGTTGGTCACGCCTTCCGACACGCACGTGCGCAGGTCATGGACGCGGGCCGGTTCCATCCGCCCGACCGTTGCGGCGGCAACGGCCATGGTGCGCGCCACACCGACCAACGC
The nucleotide sequence above comes from Euzebya pacifica. Encoded proteins:
- a CDS encoding sulfite exporter TauE/SafE family protein — its product is MVRLLHARWWLVDVGALVLVAAAAVLGGAAQSVLGFGAAFTLVPALAVVAPDLLPGAAITAFLPLTALMAFRERHHADRPAAKRLVMARVPGTLVGTVAVALLPTRGLAATVAILLLAAVVSTARGWTLPETRRTETAAGLISGFSGTAVGLGGPPLALLYRQRHSSEIRPTLAVVFGLGTVLSLATLGATGGFDVEDLRAGLALGGLNVVGMVLAAPALRRLPETVIRQGLLVWAFVGAVLALFRVVAG
- a CDS encoding class I SAM-dependent methyltransferase, encoding MDALLTATVNLYDACAQEYLESWKDRRPRDSARTFARMAGQDALVLDVAGGPGVDVRLLRDVGLRAASGDISMECMKVARTFFPKGLLARWDYRALPFADNQFMGIWAPAALQHLPRRAIPAAMREFRRVQAGGPIYLSFPEGETDLALIDDPPAGMVQATSITAEELRALMLRMGYVDVEVESRPDPRGISQRWVQGIGLAPTE
- a CDS encoding ATP-binding protein encodes the protein MSQWLDLVLPPDPALVGVARTMAVAAATVGRMEPARVHDLRTCVSEGVTNAVKAHRDAGVADAITLRVGIEEQNLIVEIMDHGPGLRREEVVVSAVEGTELAELAERGYGLTVMESLADALEIELPEDAGGTTVRLRFSLSGVPSNDGIAAG